A genomic region of Microbacterium schleiferi contains the following coding sequences:
- the mobF gene encoding MobF family relaxase, giving the protein MRVMSAGDGYKYLLRTVAVGDGDRSLSTPLTRYYAEEGSPPGRWLGSGVAALGGGWIAVGDQVSEAQLQLLVGMGRDPITGAPLGRAYPEYCSVAERVAARVAGLDPDMAPTAKAEAVAGIEAEETERGTRRAVAGFDFTFSIPKSASVLWAVADAGTQALIADAHHAAVAEVVAFMEREVAATRTGATGRNGAVAQVDVTGLVATTFDHYDSRAGDPHLHTHVVVSNKVQTVLDGKWRSLDGRPMHAATVALSELHEAVFADHLARAFGVEWEARDMGRDRNPAWAIASVPEELVAEFSSRSRHIDAEKNRLIAEYVARHGRQPSTATIIKLRAQATLSTRPEKEVRSLADLTADWRRRAGRLLGADATAWARAVTANDAPLLLRADDVPLDVIASLGQSVVEAVGEKRSTWRRWNLTAEAARQTMGYRFATIHDRETVVGLVVDAAEAGSLRLTPPELASAPAAFQRRDGTSVFRPRHSTVFSSEVLLAAEDRLLERARTTTGPTVPLATVERITAKPDREGRVLGDDQAGALASVAVSGRVVDVLVGPAGAGKTTAMSALRRAWENEHGRGSVVGLAPSAVAAQVLADDLGIKTENTAKWWDTHQRTGATFRKSQLVIVDEASLAGSLSLDRITGLAAEAGAKVLLVGDYAQLQSPAASGAFAMLVHDRDDAPELVDIHRLVNEWEKAASLGLRHGRPEAIDAYLEHGRVAEGETEAMIDAAYRTWRTDTLAGRAAVLVADTGESVLALNERARADLILDGTVDARREVELRDGTRAAVGDTVITRHNDRRLRAGRGWVRNGNRWTVTEVRDDGSLTLRRAGRKRGGSVVLPADYAAEHVELGYAVTAYRAQGITVDASHVLADASTTRENFYVAMTRGSHTNAAYVAVDKPDPAHETPHPADNAEATARSVLFGVLQHVGAELSAHETITAEQEAWGSIAQLAAEYETIAAAAQHDRWAALIRASGLTDDEADDAIASEAFGALTAELRRAEANHHDIEALLPRLVRARGFTDADDIAAALHYRVATATARPAGSGRTRKTPRLIAGLIPEATGTMTPETRQALTERRDLIEARADTELVGALQDGETWTVALGPEPKDDKAAAIWRWHARTVAAYRDRYSIIGPAPLGAPAESAAQKVDAARARTALDRAQAIAHGPEQTPQRRTGREQVRRSL; this is encoded by the coding sequence ATGCGAGTGATGAGCGCGGGCGACGGGTACAAGTACCTGCTGCGCACGGTCGCGGTCGGCGATGGGGACAGGTCGCTTTCGACGCCGTTGACGCGCTACTACGCGGAGGAGGGAAGCCCGCCCGGTCGCTGGCTCGGCTCCGGCGTCGCCGCGCTCGGCGGCGGGTGGATCGCGGTGGGCGATCAGGTCTCGGAAGCCCAGCTCCAGCTCCTCGTCGGCATGGGCCGCGATCCGATCACCGGCGCCCCGCTGGGGCGCGCGTACCCGGAGTACTGCAGCGTCGCGGAGCGGGTCGCCGCCCGCGTCGCCGGCCTCGACCCCGACATGGCGCCGACGGCGAAGGCCGAGGCGGTCGCCGGGATCGAGGCCGAGGAGACCGAGCGCGGCACGCGGCGGGCGGTTGCGGGGTTCGACTTTACCTTCTCGATCCCGAAGTCCGCGTCGGTGCTGTGGGCGGTCGCGGACGCCGGGACGCAGGCGCTCATCGCGGACGCGCACCATGCGGCGGTTGCGGAGGTGGTTGCGTTCATGGAACGGGAGGTTGCAGCCACCCGCACCGGCGCAACCGGACGCAACGGCGCGGTTGCGCAGGTCGACGTGACCGGACTGGTCGCTACCACGTTCGACCACTACGACTCCCGGGCGGGCGACCCGCACCTGCACACGCACGTCGTCGTGTCGAACAAGGTGCAGACCGTCCTGGACGGCAAGTGGCGGTCCCTGGACGGGCGGCCGATGCACGCGGCGACTGTTGCGCTGTCCGAGTTGCACGAGGCCGTGTTCGCCGACCACCTGGCCCGCGCGTTCGGGGTCGAGTGGGAGGCCCGCGACATGGGCCGGGACCGGAACCCGGCGTGGGCGATCGCCTCGGTGCCGGAGGAGCTGGTGGCCGAGTTCTCCTCCCGCTCCCGGCACATCGACGCGGAGAAGAACCGACTCATCGCCGAGTACGTGGCCCGGCATGGCCGGCAGCCCTCGACGGCGACGATCATCAAGCTCCGCGCCCAAGCCACTCTGTCCACGCGGCCGGAGAAGGAGGTCCGCTCGCTCGCGGACCTCACCGCCGACTGGCGGCGGCGCGCGGGCCGGCTGCTCGGAGCTGATGCGACCGCGTGGGCGCGCGCCGTTACCGCGAACGACGCACCGCTGCTGCTGCGTGCCGACGACGTGCCCCTGGACGTGATCGCCAGTCTCGGGCAGAGCGTCGTGGAGGCGGTCGGCGAGAAGCGGTCCACCTGGCGGCGCTGGAACCTGACCGCCGAGGCGGCCCGGCAGACGATGGGCTACAGGTTCGCCACCATCCACGACCGCGAGACGGTCGTCGGGCTCGTCGTGGATGCCGCCGAGGCCGGATCGCTGCGCCTCACGCCGCCCGAGCTCGCGTCCGCCCCGGCCGCGTTCCAGCGGCGGGACGGGACCAGCGTGTTCCGACCCCGCCACTCGACGGTGTTCTCCTCCGAGGTCCTCCTGGCGGCCGAAGACCGCCTCCTCGAGCGCGCCCGCACCACCACCGGCCCGACCGTGCCGTTGGCGACCGTCGAGAGGATCACAGCCAAGCCCGACCGCGAGGGCCGGGTCCTCGGCGACGACCAGGCCGGCGCCCTCGCCTCGGTCGCCGTCTCCGGCCGTGTGGTCGACGTGCTCGTGGGGCCGGCCGGCGCCGGCAAGACCACGGCCATGTCGGCGCTGCGGCGGGCATGGGAGAACGAGCACGGCCGCGGCTCCGTCGTCGGGCTGGCACCCTCGGCGGTCGCGGCGCAGGTCCTCGCCGATGACCTCGGGATCAAGACCGAGAACACCGCGAAGTGGTGGGACACCCACCAGCGCACCGGGGCCACGTTCCGCAAGAGCCAGCTCGTCATCGTCGATGAAGCGTCCCTGGCCGGCTCCCTGTCCCTGGACCGCATCACCGGGCTTGCGGCCGAAGCCGGGGCGAAGGTCTTGTTGGTGGGCGACTACGCGCAACTCCAGTCCCCGGCCGCATCGGGGGCCTTCGCGATGCTCGTGCACGACCGCGACGACGCCCCCGAGCTGGTCGACATCCACCGCCTCGTCAATGAGTGGGAGAAGGCCGCCTCCCTCGGGCTCCGGCACGGCCGGCCCGAGGCGATCGACGCCTACCTGGAGCACGGCCGCGTCGCCGAGGGCGAGACGGAGGCGATGATCGACGCCGCCTACCGCACCTGGCGCACAGACACCCTCGCGGGCAGGGCGGCGGTGCTGGTCGCGGATACAGGCGAATCGGTGCTCGCGCTGAACGAGCGGGCCAGAGCCGACCTGATCCTCGACGGCACCGTGGACGCGCGCCGTGAGGTCGAGCTGCGCGACGGCACCCGTGCTGCGGTTGGGGATACCGTCATCACCCGCCACAACGACCGCCGCCTGCGCGCCGGGAGGGGCTGGGTCCGCAACGGCAACAGATGGACGGTCACCGAGGTCCGCGACGACGGCTCCCTCACCCTGCGCCGCGCCGGCCGCAAGCGGGGCGGCTCCGTCGTCCTGCCCGCGGACTACGCCGCCGAGCACGTCGAGCTCGGCTACGCGGTGACCGCCTACCGCGCCCAGGGCATCACCGTGGACGCCTCGCACGTCCTGGCCGACGCGAGCACCACGCGGGAGAACTTCTACGTCGCCATGACCCGAGGCAGCCACACCAACGCCGCCTACGTCGCCGTCGACAAGCCCGACCCCGCACACGAGACACCGCACCCCGCCGACAATGCCGAGGCGACCGCGCGGAGCGTGCTGTTCGGCGTGCTCCAACACGTCGGCGCCGAGCTCTCCGCGCACGAGACGATCACCGCCGAGCAGGAGGCCTGGGGTTCGATCGCTCAGCTCGCGGCCGAGTACGAGACGATCGCCGCCGCCGCGCAGCACGACCGCTGGGCCGCCCTCATCCGCGCCTCCGGCCTCACCGACGACGAAGCAGACGACGCGATCGCCTCCGAGGCGTTCGGGGCGCTCACCGCCGAACTACGCCGGGCCGAGGCCAACCACCACGACATCGAGGCCCTGCTGCCGCGCCTCGTGAGGGCGCGCGGGTTCACCGATGCCGACGACATCGCCGCCGCCCTGCACTACCGCGTCGCCACAGCCACCGCCCGGCCGGCAGGCTCGGGCCGCACCCGCAAGACGCCGCGGTTGATCGCCGGACTCATCCCCGAGGCCACCGGGACCATGACGCCCGAGACGCGGCAGGCGCTCACCGAGCGCCGCGACCTCATCGAGGCCCGCGCGGACACCGAACTCGTCGGCGCTCTACAGGACGGCGAGACATGGACGGTCGCGCTCGGCCCCGAGCCGAAGGACGACAAGGCCGCCGCGATCTGGCGGTGGCACGCTCGCACCGTGGCCGCCTACCGCGACCGCTACAGCATCATCGGCCCCGCGCCGCTCGGAGCGCCGGCCGAGAGCGCGGCACAGAAGGTCGACGCCGCCCGCGCCCGTACCGCCCTCGACCGGGCGCAAGCCATCGCCCACGGGCCGGAGCAGACACCGCAGCGCCGGACCGGACGGGAGCAGGTGCGTCGCTCGCTGTGA
- a CDS encoding sulfate permease: protein MFRLIWAAGVRAHIILSYAPTNFLIAATRTRRGLCWGIPAMLLAVPYWFVASWCITTIDSGGPGWLNLLVLLAIWNMLKLIVNGPITVLLLFCAWTCDVATRRRAHRVSQTERYDKVWR from the coding sequence ATGTTCCGGCTCATCTGGGCGGCGGGCGTCCGCGCCCACATCATCCTCAGTTACGCGCCCACCAACTTCCTGATCGCCGCGACCCGCACCCGCCGCGGCCTGTGCTGGGGCATCCCGGCCATGCTCCTCGCCGTGCCCTACTGGTTCGTCGCGAGCTGGTGCATCACCACTATTGACAGCGGCGGTCCGGGTTGGCTGAACCTGCTCGTTCTCCTCGCCATCTGGAACATGCTGAAGCTCATCGTCAATGGGCCGATCACCGTGCTGCTCCTGTTTTGCGCATGGACGTGCGACGTAGCCACCCGACGCCGAGCTCATCGGGTCAGCCAGACCGAGCGATATGACAAGGTCTGGCGCTAA
- a CDS encoding thymidylate synthase: protein MLYRNAARAFIAELAEIRSSGQPVTVRGLPTHERLARTVTLAQPTERFITVPGRRNDVFATIAETMWVLAGRNDMEYLARYLGRALQFSDDQVTWRGGYGPRLRDWGGVDQVDEIRKLLRSDPESRRAVAVLFDPARDFVDTLDVPCNNWLHFLVRDGSVYLNVTVRSNDILWGFSGINTFEWSVLHEMMAFWLGARVGHVSFFISSLHLYDERNEQADRALEGLGGATGYEQEWAGAQFGTPWEDFADVLDRWFDLEARLASGEDCHVEIAEFSDPLLRQFLQAIAIKWAIAAGADDARQRELVDELGHSDIAFALREQLFRDSAQLLTPAVSTVDWADLRESVIDLHRSKDAAYGNSWKRRGELISIAANLARKIDRIDQVVGGAAAGREALLDTVVDLLVYAVKYETFLADQSTDVAEKLFTNGGERFSDGPDGFEELMRARHVVGEVGTVHAEAAEASTAFDELDAFLQLHPQGQWMEKLALAERLTATALRLVLAVALSDPDGVNALRRDAGRS, encoded by the coding sequence ATGCTCTATCGCAATGCTGCGCGGGCCTTCATCGCCGAGCTTGCCGAGATTCGTTCGAGTGGGCAACCGGTGACGGTTCGCGGACTGCCTACTCACGAGCGTCTCGCACGTACTGTGACTTTGGCGCAGCCAACGGAACGTTTCATCACAGTGCCGGGTCGTCGCAACGATGTGTTCGCGACCATCGCCGAGACGATGTGGGTGCTCGCTGGGCGCAATGACATGGAGTATCTGGCCCGCTATCTCGGCCGCGCGCTGCAGTTCTCGGACGACCAGGTGACATGGCGCGGTGGCTATGGGCCACGGTTGCGCGACTGGGGTGGAGTCGATCAAGTGGATGAGATCCGCAAGCTCCTCCGTTCGGACCCTGAGTCTCGCCGGGCGGTCGCTGTCCTGTTCGATCCGGCGCGCGACTTCGTGGACACGCTCGATGTGCCCTGCAACAACTGGCTGCACTTCCTCGTCAGGGATGGCAGCGTCTACCTCAACGTGACCGTGCGTTCCAACGACATCCTGTGGGGATTCTCTGGCATCAACACGTTCGAGTGGAGTGTGCTGCACGAGATGATGGCCTTCTGGCTCGGTGCGCGAGTTGGTCACGTGTCGTTCTTCATCTCATCCCTTCATCTCTACGACGAGCGGAATGAGCAAGCTGACCGTGCGCTCGAGGGTCTTGGTGGCGCCACCGGCTATGAGCAGGAGTGGGCGGGCGCCCAGTTCGGGACTCCGTGGGAGGACTTCGCGGATGTGCTCGATCGCTGGTTTGACCTCGAAGCTCGACTGGCTTCCGGGGAGGACTGTCACGTGGAGATCGCTGAGTTCTCCGACCCGTTACTGCGTCAGTTCCTTCAAGCGATCGCGATCAAGTGGGCGATCGCAGCGGGTGCCGACGATGCGCGGCAACGTGAACTCGTTGACGAGCTCGGCCACAGCGACATCGCCTTCGCGCTCCGAGAGCAACTGTTTCGAGACTCCGCCCAGCTATTGACCCCGGCCGTCTCCACGGTGGATTGGGCCGACCTGCGCGAGTCCGTCATCGATCTGCATCGGTCGAAGGATGCCGCCTACGGCAACTCGTGGAAGAGGCGCGGGGAGCTGATCAGCATCGCCGCCAACCTCGCTCGCAAGATCGATCGCATCGATCAGGTGGTAGGCGGTGCGGCGGCGGGTAGAGAGGCACTTCTGGACACTGTGGTCGATCTCCTCGTGTATGCAGTCAAGTATGAGACCTTCCTCGCGGACCAGTCGACCGACGTCGCCGAGAAGCTCTTCACGAATGGCGGTGAGCGGTTCAGCGACGGTCCGGATGGCTTCGAGGAACTCATGCGGGCGCGTCACGTCGTCGGCGAGGTCGGGACCGTTCACGCAGAAGCCGCAGAGGCCTCGACGGCGTTCGACGAGCTGGACGCCTTCCTTCAACTCCACCCGCAGGGCCAGTGGATGGAGAAGCTCGCACTGGCAGAGCGGCTGACGGCGACCGCATTAAGGCTCGTGCTTGCGGTCGCGCTGTCCGACCCGGATGGAGTCAACGCGCTACGCCGCGATGCAGGACGGTCATAA
- a CDS encoding TIR domain-containing protein — MSDQHNIFISHRHEDDALVGDLKKMLAGSGAEIRDSSITSETPNNAKSPDYIRTLLADQIRWAGKIIVIISPDTKNHEWVDWEIEYARKFPDKRIVGVWAPGTTHDDMPEPLEDYANAIVNWDAQAIIDALDGKDNWTEPSGAPAPVQSIPRAAC, encoded by the coding sequence ATGAGCGACCAGCACAACATCTTCATCAGCCACCGTCACGAGGACGACGCGCTGGTCGGAGATCTCAAGAAGATGCTCGCCGGCAGCGGAGCCGAGATCCGGGACTCGTCGATCACGAGCGAGACCCCGAACAACGCGAAGAGCCCCGACTACATCAGGACGCTCCTGGCGGACCAGATCCGATGGGCGGGAAAGATCATAGTCATTATCTCCCCCGACACGAAGAACCATGAGTGGGTCGACTGGGAGATCGAGTACGCCCGCAAGTTCCCCGACAAGCGGATCGTAGGAGTCTGGGCGCCAGGCACCACGCACGACGACATGCCCGAGCCGCTCGAAGACTACGCGAACGCGATCGTCAACTGGGATGCCCAGGCGATCATCGACGCTCTTGACGGTAAGGACAACTGGACAGAACCCAGTGGTGCTCCCGCGCCCGTGCAGTCGATTCCGCGGGCTGCCTGCTGA
- a CDS encoding toll/interleukin-1 receptor domain-containing protein, with protein MPIPPILDVFVVWHPDDAIGAERFAELHEHFHSPAFSGLAGGAVEVYARSDPWEDGAAPRPLGIATPLGEGLPTAQFNAIVPIIDTNLLRAAAEPGNPWNTYLREIAALNQRAGVGVYPVVANGLQWDTSIVSHILGGIQTLPAHVNTDAGLFGRELAQAIAQQIQQEASLPARLTVFVSHTKHRSSEEASRSGPAMFERVRDHIQQSHLSAFFDAQDIQPGGDWERTLEDAAGSSALLMIRTDVYAARDWTQREVHAAKHSGMPVVCMYALTAGEERGSFLMDHVPSVVCDLADPDPGVAVALNRLVDETLKNTLWQAQTSYLSEDGFDWLPAQSPEPTTLAPWLASHQETQPDDKHLWVIHPDPPLGHAEREVLLQLCAVAGYDVNVDILTPRTFAARGGALKT; from the coding sequence GTGCCGATCCCGCCGATCCTCGACGTGTTCGTCGTCTGGCATCCCGACGACGCGATCGGCGCCGAGCGATTCGCGGAGCTCCATGAGCACTTCCATAGCCCGGCATTCTCGGGACTGGCCGGCGGTGCCGTCGAGGTGTATGCGCGCAGCGATCCCTGGGAGGACGGAGCGGCGCCACGACCCTTGGGCATTGCGACGCCGCTCGGCGAGGGACTCCCGACCGCACAGTTCAACGCGATCGTCCCGATCATCGACACGAACTTGCTCCGCGCAGCGGCCGAGCCGGGCAATCCATGGAACACGTACCTTCGCGAGATCGCCGCACTAAACCAGAGGGCTGGCGTAGGCGTCTACCCCGTGGTGGCGAACGGCTTGCAATGGGACACCAGCATCGTCAGTCATATCCTCGGCGGCATCCAGACTCTGCCCGCTCATGTGAACACGGATGCCGGCTTGTTCGGGCGCGAGCTGGCGCAGGCGATCGCCCAACAGATCCAGCAGGAGGCGAGCCTCCCCGCACGGCTGACGGTGTTCGTGAGCCACACGAAGCACCGTTCTTCAGAGGAAGCCTCGCGTTCCGGCCCCGCGATGTTCGAGCGTGTGCGCGACCACATCCAGCAGTCTCACCTGTCGGCCTTCTTCGACGCGCAAGACATCCAACCTGGCGGTGATTGGGAGAGGACGCTTGAGGACGCCGCTGGCAGCAGCGCGTTGCTGATGATCCGCACCGACGTCTATGCCGCGCGAGACTGGACGCAACGTGAGGTCCACGCCGCGAAGCACAGCGGCATGCCGGTCGTCTGCATGTACGCGCTCACTGCCGGTGAGGAGCGGGGCTCCTTCCTGATGGACCACGTCCCCTCGGTGGTCTGTGACCTCGCCGACCCTGATCCGGGTGTCGCCGTCGCCCTCAACAGGCTCGTCGACGAGACGCTCAAGAACACTCTTTGGCAAGCGCAGACGTCCTATCTCTCGGAGGACGGGTTCGATTGGCTTCCCGCGCAATCGCCTGAGCCGACCACACTCGCCCCCTGGCTCGCTTCACATCAAGAGACGCAGCCAGATGACAAGCACCTCTGGGTCATTCACCCCGATCCGCCGCTCGGGCACGCGGAACGAGAGGTGCTGCTGCAGTTGTGCGCGGTGGCAGGCTACGACGTCAACGTCGACATCTTGACGCCCCGAACGTTCGCTGCGCGCGGTGGAGCACTCAAGACATGA
- a CDS encoding restriction endonuclease: protein MRPCACSRRRRTRLTGWRDYQEQAAGLFQELGFDVRTDLRVIGARGSHDVDVYASFERAGLAVNWVIECKHWKRPVDKSHVLTLRSIVEDVGADRGVLLSESGAQSGAVAVTHKSNVHVTSIMDLKAMAADEIVLEQVRALPKRVASAHARYWALPKPHREEYGLRPEGPTYGYSGAVVLAQIKDVLFSVLAGQYPPRGDVLPAIDVHGPAEALSWVYPRLDNLEQKLGAAEKGLSTFRDSG from the coding sequence GTGCGACCGTGCGCCTGCTCACGGAGGCGGCGAACTAGGTTGACGGGTTGGCGTGATTACCAAGAACAGGCAGCAGGACTGTTCCAAGAGCTCGGCTTCGACGTGCGCACCGATCTGCGAGTTATTGGGGCGCGTGGGAGCCATGACGTCGATGTCTACGCGAGTTTCGAGCGTGCTGGATTGGCCGTGAACTGGGTCATCGAGTGCAAGCACTGGAAGCGACCAGTCGACAAGTCCCACGTGTTGACTCTGAGATCGATCGTCGAGGACGTCGGTGCAGATCGTGGGGTCTTGCTGTCCGAGTCCGGGGCTCAAAGCGGCGCAGTTGCCGTGACTCACAAGAGCAACGTGCACGTCACATCGATCATGGATCTCAAGGCGATGGCGGCTGATGAGATCGTTCTTGAGCAGGTCCGAGCGCTACCAAAGAGAGTTGCCTCGGCCCACGCTCGATACTGGGCACTGCCCAAGCCACATCGCGAAGAATACGGGCTTCGTCCGGAGGGGCCAACGTACGGCTACAGCGGCGCCGTCGTTCTAGCGCAGATTAAGGACGTCCTCTTTAGCGTCCTCGCAGGACAGTACCCCCCGAGGGGTGACGTGTTGCCCGCCATCGATGTTCATGGCCCGGCCGAGGCGCTTTCGTGGGTATACCCTCGGCTGGACAATCTAGAGCAGAAGCTGGGAGCAGCCGAGAAGGGTCTTTCCACCTTTCGGGATAGCGGTTGA
- a CDS encoding DGQHR domain-containing protein: MGFTHVPAEGKEAKFGNKTGELDAVFVYENVLLVVEDTTSKKPFDHAKNKKLLAEQIQSSKVEFIEWLRYTFPEHEDAIKAYSPKRFQLFYLYISRTEMDLDDDDLALLAPMKIVSVRALNYFDKLAKTIRRSAKTDLWRFLELTSSDIGAANATNDVKSIDTTIISPDDSTGFSNGVRLVSFMISADVLLRNSYVLRKDNWGYSTDLYQRLIDANRIRKIRQYVASDGSAFLNNIIVGLPPDVTFQTSDKSPIELDDIQDYSAYRMTIPDEFNSLCIIDGQHRVFAHYEGNDELEPKVAAIRGKVHLLATGLIFPPGMDELERLKLQGEIFLDINSNTKPVPADVLLAIQSLRAPYADVAVARRVLELLNKQSAFRNMFQLSQMDQAPIKIASIVKFALRYLVDIQAKSGLFAEWVKGDPARTSLRTKSNSELLTEYVNYCTATLNLYFNALKAHHSSEWNDPQNKITSTTVINAMIIALRRSLPALGVLTFEEYASLVKAWHVDFSTGTFPYASSQYARFSQEILRDMFNLVEEDGRWVASK, encoded by the coding sequence ATGGGCTTCACCCATGTGCCCGCCGAAGGCAAAGAAGCCAAGTTTGGTAACAAGACGGGCGAACTGGACGCAGTCTTCGTGTACGAGAACGTTCTGCTGGTTGTCGAAGATACCACCAGCAAGAAACCTTTCGATCACGCTAAAAACAAGAAGCTCCTGGCCGAACAGATTCAGAGCTCAAAGGTCGAGTTCATCGAGTGGCTCCGCTACACGTTTCCAGAGCACGAAGATGCAATCAAGGCCTACTCCCCCAAGAGATTTCAGCTGTTCTATCTCTACATCTCACGCACCGAGATGGATCTCGATGACGACGACCTGGCGCTCCTTGCGCCCATGAAAATCGTTTCGGTGCGAGCACTCAACTACTTCGACAAACTCGCCAAGACAATCCGACGCTCCGCAAAGACGGACCTGTGGCGATTCCTCGAACTGACTTCGAGCGATATTGGCGCAGCAAATGCAACAAACGATGTCAAGTCGATCGATACAACAATCATCTCACCGGATGACAGCACCGGATTCAGCAACGGAGTCCGACTTGTCTCGTTCATGATCTCAGCGGATGTACTGCTCCGCAACTCATACGTGCTTCGAAAAGACAACTGGGGATATTCGACAGATCTTTATCAGCGCTTGATCGACGCTAATCGCATAAGGAAAATCCGACAGTATGTAGCCAGCGACGGCTCTGCCTTCTTGAACAACATCATTGTTGGACTCCCGCCCGACGTCACCTTCCAGACCTCCGACAAGTCTCCGATAGAGCTCGACGACATTCAGGACTACTCGGCCTATCGGATGACCATCCCTGACGAGTTCAATTCATTGTGCATCATCGACGGGCAGCACCGAGTCTTCGCCCACTACGAGGGCAACGACGAGCTGGAGCCGAAGGTTGCCGCGATTCGTGGCAAGGTACACCTCTTGGCAACGGGCCTCATCTTTCCTCCGGGCATGGACGAGCTCGAACGTCTCAAACTACAAGGCGAGATATTCCTCGACATTAATTCGAATACCAAACCCGTACCCGCTGATGTGCTCCTAGCGATCCAATCGCTGCGAGCCCCTTATGCGGATGTCGCAGTCGCGCGCCGAGTACTCGAACTCTTGAACAAGCAGTCGGCTTTCCGCAACATGTTCCAGCTGTCCCAGATGGACCAGGCGCCCATCAAGATTGCATCGATCGTCAAGTTCGCCCTTCGCTACCTAGTCGATATTCAGGCAAAGTCCGGACTATTTGCGGAGTGGGTAAAGGGGGACCCCGCGCGCACAAGCCTCAGAACCAAGAGCAACAGCGAGTTGCTGACCGAGTATGTGAATTACTGCACGGCGACACTTAATCTGTACTTCAATGCGCTGAAAGCTCATCATTCCAGCGAATGGAATGATCCTCAAAACAAGATCACCTCCACAACCGTCATCAACGCAATGATCATCGCGCTTCGCCGTTCACTGCCCGCCCTAGGAGTCCTGACTTTTGAGGAGTATGCGTCTCTGGTGAAGGCATGGCATGTCGATTTTTCAACAGGTACCTTCCCCTACGCCTCAAGCCAGTACGCACGTTTTTCGCAGGAGATCCTAAGAGATATGTTCAACCTCGTTGAAGAGGATGGACGCTGGGTCGCCTCGAAGTAG